The sequence TCACATCAaatattgttaatattttctagCTTAGAAAGCAAAAAAAAGTTGCGTGGAGATCAAAATTAGTTAGCATAGAGTTTTTCTCAATCTTGAGTCGTGCTTTTGTTTTGGAAATAAACCGTGGCATTTTTGTTTATTGGATTTAATGGAGTACTGTTGTGTATCTTATGTCTTTTCCAATATGTTTAATTTGTTGATTAGTGAGGGAAGGAAAGAGTGAAGGTGGTCGTGGAGGGGGCAGAGGTGGTGGACGGGGCACTGGCCGTGGTCGTGGAGGTGGCAGAGGATTTGATCGGGAATTGAATAACAATGAGACTACTTTTGGTGGAAACAATGGATTTTCTGGTGGGCACAAGCCATCTGAAGAGGGAGAAGGTGGAAAGCCCTCGGAGAGGAGAAGCTATGGTGGGCCTCGTGGTGGTTTTCGTGGGGGTCGCCGTGGTGGTTTTAGCAATGGTGAAGCTGGTGAAGGTGAACGGCCCCGCAGGTTGTATGACCGCCGCAGTGGTACTGGTCGTGGGTTAGTATTGTCATTAAAATAATGCTATGCTTAACTACATCCGTATGTTCCCGTATTACTAACAATTAGAATTTGTTTCTCTTGTTTatgatttattcttttaacaGAAATGAGTTCAAACGAGAAGGAGCTGGTCGTGGTAATTGGGGAACTCCTGCTGATGAAATTGCTCCGTGAGTGATTTACTCTGCTAATTCAACATTTTGTAAAATTCTTGATATTTTACCAGGGTGAATTTTCTTTAACTCAAGGCAAATGTATTTACTTTTGTGATTGATATTTTGTAAACCAAGGGAAATTGAGGAACctttaattgaaaatgaaaagaacaTTGGTATTGAGAAGCCGTCAGGGGAGGAGGGTGCTGCAGATGCCAACAAGGACAATCCTATGAATGAGCTAGAAGAGAAGGAGCCTGAGGACAAGGTGCATTGTCTCTTTCTGGATCTGGTTGTTAGCTTGTTTGCTGCTTAGATGGTTAGGTTGCATGAAAAGTTGATTGCACTTATGTTTCTTGTGATGTTCATAACATATGTTGGATGTAGATGAGCAGTAATAAGCTAAAGTAAAGACATTAGAATGATCAAGGTTAGGTTGAagttttttgtttgattattaGATTAATGAAGTATGGGTCTGGTGTTTATTCAAGCTTGGCCTGCATTTTATAGTTGTGCCACTCAAGTCATCTGCAGATGCCTAAGAGtgatatttctttataaactAGGTACCTTCGCTGATGAGTTTGTACCTTTGTGGATTGAGGTTGTGCCACCTAGTTTGCAGGCTGTAATCTTGCTAGAAGTTATAGACAATTTATCTAgctatatataaatgaattaatcGAGTTATTGCTTCAGTAAGGCGACTTCTACAGTCTGCCAAGAACTTAAATGTACTGCAGTTGAATAAACCACTGTTGCCTTATATGATTTGTTTTTTTGAAGTTTTGTGAAGTCCACAGTAGCATTTGTATTTCCCATTCTAagctaatatttaatttccatGTCCTTTTTGCTAATAGGAGATGACTTTGGAAGAGTATGAGAAACTACgtgaagaaaggaagaaaagtttGTCTCTGTCAAAGGCTGAGGAAAGAAAGGTTGACGTGGAAAAAGAGTTTGGCACTATGCTACAgctttcaaataaaaaaggcAGTGATGAAATCTTTATCAAATTGGTGAGAACAATGATCACTTCTTGAATGAGGTATAATATtctatttaatcaaatattctTATGACTGGCAATTCATGTGGTTTTAAGGGTTCTGAGAAGGACAAAAGAAAGGATGCTGCTGACAAGGAAGACAGAGCCAAAAAGGTGCGCATCGTTAGGTTCTTTCACTGGTGTCACTTTGAATTAAGCTCGTGTTCGAGATGTTTtggttaaaagaaaaacttatgCTCATTGGCTGTCAGTTGGTCTATTTTGGTGCTTTGGCTCTTTTGGAGCTTATCTTTTCCGTTGCAAGGCAAAATAATTTGAGCTGGatctattatttattcttattttaccttaataaaaaaactgtaATTTTCGTGCATTTATGCCCTGTATTTTAGTTGTCCATGTTTCTTTGCTTCAGTTTTAGTTTGCACTTTATGTTTCTCTGTATAGCTTTTTATTCTCACCATGTTGCGTTTGTTGCAACCTTCAATATCATATCTGTTAGTGTGCAATGTACCTTGATGCATGATGATTATGTACATGGGGATGTTGCAAAACATCGTATTGTCCATTCACTCTTTGCTGCAGCAGAAtcgattttttcttttcagccCATCCATATATGCCTATTCTTTAGGGCAGCAGTTATATACTAATTTGCAGTTCTTTTTTGAAGTTCTGTTGACGGAATGAATGCTGAGTTCTCTGTTAAATGTTTATAGGCTGTGAGCATCAATGAGTTCCTGAAGCCTGCTGAGGGGGAGAGATACTTTGGTGGACGCGGTCGTGGACGTGGTCGTGGTTCTAGAGGTGGATATGGTCTGGGCAGCGCACGAGATGTAGCAGCACCCTCAATTGAAGACCGTGGTCAGTTCCCCACCTTGGGTGGCAAGTGAGATCTTTCTGTGTCTCGCATACCTGCATTGGTTTTCCACTATGGAATTCCTTTGTGTTCTTCTGAAAGAGTCCGAGTCGAAGGTCATCAGCAGGAAAATTTATTTCCTGAATTAAAAAACCATCTTTAACATTTAGTCTTTTGGGtgtaaattttagatattCCTCCATGGGCGTATCTCTGCCTGTGATTCCTTCTCGACTTTATGCATGCAGACCTTCAACCCCCCTCCCCcctctcattttttttttttttttttttttaattaggaGTATGGCGTCATTATTATGTCTTGGACTGAGTAGTGGCATCAGTTTTGGTTTGTAGTAGGTCAACAGCACTTTGTAGtcttttaaaatctctttgcCTGTCAACGTTGCCTGTTGTGTTTTACTTATATTACTTCTCATTTATTACTTCAAGAGAAATTAATGACCTTAGTTAAAATAACAGCCGCCGTATTGAGGTCTCTGTTCGTCAAAGTGCTTTAATTGCATCTTATGTACATAATTGGTGTAATCTGATGAAAAGGGTCGTCAGCCAAACAAATTCCTTAATGCAAATTGGTATATAATTCATCAGGTTGAAGGGTGAGTTATTATTCTTTGCGCTTTGCAATGATAGCATggtaaattagaaaattatcaAACACGTGCATAATGCAAGTTTACCAATCAATCAATTGGGGAAGCGATGAAAGTAAGCAACTCGGCTCTTAGCTCGATTGTATTAGAACTGGAATTCAGATGTAGTTGTCCAAAACTTCAGCTGATGTAGACGTAGGAGTTTTGGTACCGCCATTTCTACAAGTATCGTAGCAGTTGTGTCATCATATCATGTAAGATCCTACTTTATCGGTCACTGAAACTTGTCTTAATCTTTGTAGGCAAGGAACCTTTTTAATTAGCGGGTTTGTCCTGGTGGAGAATCTATTCTACTTCACATATTAGGTTGGATTCCTGTATTCGCCGTAAAagcaaaattacattttaagcTTTCTTAATCTTTGCAGGTAAGAAACCTTTTTAGATAACGGGTTTATCCCGGTGGAGGAATTGTTCtac comes from Ricinus communis isolate WT05 ecotype wild-type chromosome 5, ASM1957865v1, whole genome shotgun sequence and encodes:
- the LOC8267944 gene encoding RGG repeats nuclear RNA binding protein A codes for the protein MATMNPFDLLGDDDYEDPTQLIAAAHLKVVEKPKKPSAPAQAQAQPVKPAKLPTKPPPPAQAVREGKSEGGRGGGRGGGRGTGRGRGGGRGFDRELNNNETTFGGNNGFSGGHKPSEEGEGGKPSERRSYGGPRGGFRGGRRGGFSNGEAGEGERPRRLYDRRSGTGRGNEFKREGAGRGNWGTPADEIAPEIEEPLIENEKNIGIEKPSGEEGAADANKDNPMNELEEKEPEDKEMTLEEYEKLREERKKSLSLSKAEERKVDVEKEFGTMLQLSNKKGSDEIFIKLGSEKDKRKDAADKEDRAKKAVSINEFLKPAEGERYFGGRGRGRGRGSRGGYGLGSARDVAAPSIEDRGQFPTLGGK